One stretch of Thermovibrio guaymasensis DNA includes these proteins:
- a CDS encoding phage tail assembly chaperone, with translation MSEGLKTKTVTIEDGRDKGKVFKITEMPAIQADEWAHRLLEQAANSGVNLKDVDVLNLDTKSMAGMIEIGAAVFTVLGRIPHEISRELKFDLLDRCVQIVPKSGEPRICMWDQEIKDFKNFTILAAHAIGIHIDFLEQGEA, from the coding sequence ATGTCTGAAGGCTTAAAGACAAAAACAGTTACTATTGAAGATGGTCGTGATAAAGGCAAAGTATTTAAAATCACGGAAATGCCAGCGATTCAAGCAGATGAGTGGGCGCATCGTCTTTTAGAACAAGCGGCAAATAGTGGTGTTAACTTAAAAGATGTTGATGTGTTGAATCTTGATACAAAATCAATGGCTGGAATGATTGAAATTGGCGCGGCAGTGTTTACCGTGCTGGGTCGTATTCCACATGAAATTTCACGAGAATTAAAATTTGATTTGCTTGATCGCTGTGTACAGATTGTTCCTAAATCTGGCGAACCGCGTATTTGCATGTGGGATCAAGAGATTAAGGATTTTAAAAACTTTACAATTCTGGCTGCTCATGCAATTGGGATTCATATTGATTTTTTAGAACAAGGCGAAGCTTAA
- a CDS encoding major capsid family protein: protein MNSYDIHVLNQRYNMNLNPNSTVLAMDDINGGVAQTIANSGVPAFLSTFIVPGFIETLTAPMVLGETFGERQMGSSADMQITVAISELYGQTSSYGDYNDNGMSENNVNWEYRQPYRYQTNITIGELEQERAAQARIPLAEQKIKAATLTLNQTQNYIYIYGVAGLKNYGLLNDPSLLPDSVGVNWYNLTSEQLYNEVLRLYTQLVEQSNGVFADQNAKMTLIMSPVMKAKLHAVNQFRLNAWKTIKENFPNLEVIGVPQYSTDAGEKIQLVVNSFMGQDTLDLAFVEKLRVHAVDVRTSSWYQKRSQSTLGAIIYRPFLIANQLATNTP from the coding sequence ATGAATTCATACGACATTCATGTATTAAACCAACGCTACAACATGAACTTGAATCCAAACTCTACAGTGTTAGCGATGGATGATATTAATGGCGGTGTAGCACAAACTATTGCAAACAGTGGTGTACCGGCTTTTTTAAGTACGTTCATTGTTCCGGGCTTCATTGAAACCTTAACCGCGCCTATGGTATTGGGCGAAACATTTGGCGAGCGTCAAATGGGTTCAAGTGCTGATATGCAAATCACTGTGGCTATCTCTGAGCTTTACGGTCAAACGTCTAGCTACGGCGATTATAACGACAATGGTATGTCTGAAAATAACGTAAACTGGGAATACCGCCAGCCTTACCGTTATCAAACAAACATTACTATTGGTGAACTTGAGCAAGAACGTGCTGCACAAGCACGTATTCCATTAGCAGAGCAAAAGATTAAGGCGGCTACATTAACCCTTAATCAAACTCAGAACTACATTTACATTTATGGCGTAGCTGGTCTTAAGAACTACGGTTTGTTAAACGACCCTAGCTTGCTTCCTGACTCTGTTGGTGTTAACTGGTATAACTTAACTTCTGAACAGCTTTATAACGAAGTGTTGCGCTTATACACTCAATTAGTTGAACAGTCTAATGGTGTGTTTGCTGACCAGAATGCGAAGATGACATTAATCATGTCGCCAGTGATGAAAGCTAAATTACACGCGGTCAACCAATTTAGATTGAATGCCTGGAAGACTATTAAAGAGAACTTCCCTAACTTAGAAGTTATTGGCGTTCCTCAGTATTCAACTGATGCGGGTGAAAAGATCCAATTAGTTGTAAACAGCTTTATGGGTCAAGACACACTTGATCTTGCTTTTGTTGAGAAACTACGTGTTCACGCCGTTGATGTTCGCACATCTTCTTGGTATCAAAAACGTTCTCAATCTACATTAGGAGCTATCATTTATCGCCCATTCTTGATTGCTAACCAATTGGCAACCAATACGCCCTAA
- a CDS encoding phage neck terminator protein: protein MSILTDLYTDMRQYLLETFNLPANDTTVIRGYNSLNPIPKNAIIMTFMQGPPLDQKSVDYSGNKQIIFNSMKGTMQLDFYGDNSMDRAQEILTLWNSPYTTDTLINCVPLGNPSRIRDLSFVNEAGMYELRFMIEADLQYNTKYEKTVNILEGVSQIDLESINAV from the coding sequence ATGAGTATATTAACCGACCTTTACACAGATATGCGCCAGTATCTGCTTGAAACCTTTAATCTGCCTGCAAATGATACAACAGTTATTAGGGGTTATAACAGCCTAAACCCAATCCCCAAAAACGCTATCATCATGACTTTTATGCAAGGTCCGCCTTTAGATCAAAAGTCGGTTGATTATAGTGGCAACAAGCAAATCATCTTCAACTCTATGAAAGGCACAATGCAATTGGATTTTTACGGTGACAACTCAATGGATCGAGCACAAGAAATACTAACACTCTGGAATAGTCCCTATACTACTGATACGCTAATTAATTGCGTACCGCTAGGGAATCCTTCGCGTATACGTGATTTATCTTTCGTTAATGAGGCTGGAATGTATGAATTGCGCTTTATGATTGAAGCCGACTTGCAATACAATACAAAGTACGAAAAAACAGTTAATATACTGGAAGGCGTTTCTCAAATCGATTTGGAGTCTATCAATGCAGTTTAA
- the dcm gene encoding DNA (cytosine-5-)-methyltransferase has protein sequence MNILSLFNGISGLHLACDRAGIKVDTCYYSEIDKYANKVTEQHYPNDIALGDVTKWKDWDIDWSSIDLVGAGFPCQAWSVAGKQLGDKDERGMLFWTTLDIIAHVLKHNPNAKFLMENVKMKKDFEQYITHHTEQALGYVEKILINSALVSAQNRERYYWTNFKVNQPENRSIMLIDVVEHITNPVERPCNIRINSSSSSVGLKHVGNATDINGHEQRKRVYSINGKSPTLQSCSGGNHEPKILISNKGYRKLTPLECERLQTLPDNWTECLSKTQRYKSIGNGWTIDVISHILKHI, from the coding sequence GTGAATATTTTAAGTTTATTTAATGGTATTAGTGGCTTGCATTTGGCATGCGATAGAGCAGGAATTAAGGTTGATACTTGCTATTATTCTGAAATTGATAAATACGCAAATAAAGTAACTGAACAGCATTATCCAAATGACATTGCTTTGGGTGATGTAACAAAATGGAAGGATTGGGACATTGACTGGTCTAGCATTGATCTAGTTGGAGCTGGTTTCCCTTGTCAGGCTTGGAGTGTCGCAGGTAAACAACTAGGTGATAAAGATGAGCGTGGAATGTTGTTTTGGACAACACTTGATATTATTGCTCACGTTTTAAAACACAATCCAAATGCGAAATTCTTGATGGAAAATGTCAAGATGAAGAAAGATTTTGAACAATACATCACGCATCACACAGAACAAGCTCTAGGTTATGTTGAAAAAATATTAATTAATTCAGCATTGGTTTCAGCTCAAAATAGAGAAAGGTATTATTGGACCAACTTCAAAGTTAATCAACCAGAAAATAGGTCTATTATGCTAATAGATGTTGTTGAACATATTACTAATCCAGTTGAAAGACCTTGCAACATTAGAATAAATTCATCCTCCTCTAGTGTAGGATTAAAACATGTTGGCAATGCGACAGACATTAACGGACATGAGCAAAGAAAAAGGGTTTACAGCATTAATGGAAAATCCCCAACATTGCAGTCTTGTAGTGGCGGGAATCATGAGCCAAAAATTCTCATAAGTAATAAAGGATACAGAAAGCTAACACCATTAGAGTGTGAAAGATTGCAAACACTTCCCGACAATTGGACTGAATGTTTATCTAAAACTCAGCGCTATAAGTCTATTGGGAATGGTTGGACTATTGATGTTATATCTCACATCTTAAAACATATTTAG
- a CDS encoding phage tail fiber protein: MAMGLNPNTITAANTVISMRCAGIYDDWITLEGAQTDAFLSFEDVTFAQTEVGVDGKLSMGFIPHKTNSTISLAPNSRSVMVFENIYKNFIKMMDVLPIELRAYYPSVKRSQTIKGCFVGKAGGTGVGALLAGSTYRIEGISEGLIEVN, encoded by the coding sequence ATGGCAATGGGTCTTAATCCGAACACAATTACAGCCGCCAATACGGTCATATCAATGCGCTGTGCTGGAATTTATGATGACTGGATTACGCTTGAAGGAGCGCAAACAGATGCGTTTTTATCATTTGAAGATGTGACGTTTGCACAAACTGAAGTGGGTGTAGATGGTAAATTGTCAATGGGCTTCATTCCACACAAAACCAACAGTACAATTTCTCTAGCTCCTAACAGCAGATCTGTCATGGTTTTTGAAAACATTTACAAAAACTTTATTAAGATGATGGACGTATTACCGATTGAGCTTCGTGCTTACTATCCTTCTGTTAAGCGCTCTCAAACAATCAAAGGTTGTTTTGTGGGCAAGGCTGGTGGTACTGGTGTAGGGGCTTTATTAGCTGGTAGCACATACCGCATTGAAGGCATTTCAGAAGGCTTAATCGAAGTTAACTAA
- the ninD gene encoding protein NinD: MKYIRCHRCGKLKEKEQFNKITPIWSTWCINCENTPIGQMPR; this comes from the coding sequence ATGAAATACATAAGATGCCATAGATGCGGAAAATTAAAAGAAAAAGAGCAATTCAATAAAATAACTCCAATTTGGAGTACATGGTGCATTAATTGCGAGAATACACCTATCGGGCAAATGCCAAGATGA
- a CDS encoding DUF4054 domain-containing protein, with the protein MSNVFVFDPAAFKLAYPQFAKFTDEQLNFFFKSVENRIVDNTESYCLSLDDREIWFYLLVAHKAELQNRINGGNSGLVGRISSATEGSVSISTDYSMGSGALEQWLKQTPYGAEFYAMTAPYRKVLWVAATAPMPVKRTKGPYPFGWGNY; encoded by the coding sequence ATGTCTAACGTTTTCGTTTTTGATCCTGCTGCGTTTAAGCTTGCTTATCCGCAGTTTGCAAAGTTCACTGATGAGCAGTTAAATTTCTTTTTCAAGTCTGTTGAAAATAGAATTGTAGATAATACTGAATCATATTGTCTCAGTTTAGATGACCGTGAAATTTGGTTTTACTTACTTGTTGCACACAAGGCAGAATTGCAAAACAGGATCAATGGCGGAAACAGTGGCTTGGTTGGTCGCATTAGCTCTGCTACAGAAGGCTCTGTATCTATTAGCACTGATTACTCTATGGGTAGCGGTGCTTTGGAGCAGTGGCTCAAACAAACGCCTTATGGCGCTGAATTTTATGCAATGACAGCACCATATCGCAAAGTATTGTGGGTTGCTGCAACCGCCCCAATGCCAGTTAAACGAACTAAGGGACCTTATCCTTTTGGGTGGGGTAATTATTAG
- a CDS encoding DNA adenine methylase → MKYMGSKNRIAKHLLPTMLVEAEKNNITTWVEPFVGGANMIDKVPDTYKRVGYDFNDHAIHALIGIRDNVEQFPDNLNESEYNKLKGLPPCTIGSWVRIACSFGGIFESKLAADKTGLRNYAQEAKRNALRQSPKIQNVDFICDSYENLDFENCLIYCDPPYQGTSGYKTGAFDHEKFFDWCRNQAKKNIVFVSEYNAPDDFTEVWRGEVKTNFASTRKKATHNAVEKLFRVY, encoded by the coding sequence ATGAAATATATGGGTAGCAAGAATCGCATAGCCAAACACTTATTGCCAACTATGCTCGTTGAAGCTGAAAAAAATAATATAACCACATGGGTAGAGCCTTTTGTTGGTGGTGCAAACATGATTGATAAAGTTCCAGATACCTACAAACGTGTCGGGTATGATTTCAATGATCATGCCATTCATGCATTAATTGGCATTAGGGATAATGTTGAACAATTTCCAGATAATCTAAATGAGAGTGAGTATAATAAATTAAAAGGATTGCCGCCTTGTACGATAGGATCATGGGTTCGTATAGCTTGTTCTTTTGGTGGTATATTTGAGAGTAAATTGGCAGCCGATAAGACGGGTTTAAGAAATTACGCCCAAGAAGCAAAGCGGAATGCCTTAAGACAATCACCAAAAATTCAAAATGTGGATTTTATTTGCGATTCATATGAAAACCTAGATTTTGAAAATTGCCTAATTTACTGTGACCCGCCATATCAAGGCACAAGCGGATACAAAACAGGTGCTTTTGACCATGAAAAATTCTTCGATTGGTGTCGCAATCAAGCAAAGAAAAATATTGTTTTTGTTTCTGAATATAATGCACCAGATGATTTTACTGAAGTTTGGCGTGGTGAAGTAAAAACAAATTTTGCAAGTACAAGAAAGAAAGCAACTCATAATGCAGTAGAAAAACTATTTAGAGTTTATTAA
- a CDS encoding baseplate hub protein codes for MKKKVIKITLTLQDGVQTFTAEGDNRLSSTGLAISTNITYGNGAISPTAQITAYGLPLSTMNKLMRIQWNTMQAILNMVKIEVGEQGQPLKVAYEGNITFATINMDGAPNPPLVITSQMAVVEKMRPTDPFTIPKGEEVDAADIVKFLAKDMQYEFENYGVTHILTDTTLNGSNIEKIEKLAQMCDFDLYIEQRLIVICKKGGDREVKIPVITPKTGLIGYPAPDQRGITFSCAYDPLVRFGGIVQIRESIIGDVVNQDWRVYGLVATLEANIPQGKWQMNVNATWRNSKDAAVQR; via the coding sequence GTGAAGAAAAAGGTCATTAAAATAACGCTAACATTGCAAGATGGCGTTCAAACTTTTACAGCCGAAGGTGACAACCGATTGTCGTCTACTGGATTAGCCATATCCACAAATATCACATATGGTAATGGGGCGATTTCACCGACTGCTCAAATCACTGCTTACGGCCTCCCCCTTTCTACAATGAATAAGCTTATGCGTATTCAATGGAATACCATGCAAGCTATTTTAAACATGGTCAAGATTGAAGTTGGGGAGCAAGGACAGCCATTAAAAGTTGCTTATGAAGGGAATATTACCTTTGCAACAATCAATATGGATGGCGCACCAAACCCACCATTAGTTATTACTAGTCAAATGGCTGTAGTTGAAAAAATGCGTCCCACTGATCCATTTACCATTCCAAAAGGTGAAGAAGTTGATGCGGCTGATATTGTTAAATTCTTAGCAAAAGATATGCAGTATGAATTTGAAAATTACGGGGTTACTCATATCTTAACAGACACCACACTGAACGGCTCAAATATAGAAAAAATTGAGAAGTTAGCTCAAATGTGCGACTTTGATTTGTACATCGAACAAAGATTGATTGTTATTTGCAAAAAAGGTGGAGATAGGGAAGTTAAAATCCCAGTAATTACACCTAAGACGGGATTAATTGGCTACCCTGCACCAGATCAAAGAGGGATAACATTTAGTTGTGCGTATGATCCGCTTGTTAGATTTGGTGGTATTGTGCAAATCAGAGAGAGCATTATAGGTGATGTTGTCAATCAAGATTGGCGTGTATATGGTCTTGTTGCTACACTTGAGGCAAATATCCCGCAAGGCAAGTGGCAAATGAATGTGAATGCAACTTGGAGGAACTCAAAAGATGCAGCAGTCCAACGCTAG
- a CDS encoding DUF3383 family protein, with protein sequence MQFNSIPASNIAAVYPAVIGGGGNPLGLNTTLFVNEAVYPNYEYFSNTLVGQHYGLESDVYKFATVYFNGFTNATTRPNSLFIATYNSDEYPATIIGGDITGTSIADLKLINGSLNIVVDGVSKNVTVDLSTANSYSDAAALIGTALTLTCIYQSTTKGFVIQSGTTGEGSTISFATGTVADKLKLTQDTGAILNNHTTQDTPETAALNAIQFSSNFVNFTYADGVFDDDALKAFATWITQQNSRFKLYTWGLDPVALGQSGASFGEWAVANTSGVTPIYGTFDKTAFLCGVSGSINYQETNGRTTTAFRSQDGLVPDVTNEADAETLVKNGYSFYGAWATANDRFQFAGNGSVTGQYKWIDNFDFQVFLRTQLQLAYMNMFQAQKTIPYNDQGIATVRAYSQDPIDQGINFGGIRAGVNLSNAQKFQVNQEAGFDAASQLFAQGWALSITLPDSQTRVARESFIIKLFYTDGSSMQRLEMTATNVQ encoded by the coding sequence ATGCAGTTTAACTCAATCCCAGCAAGTAATATTGCTGCTGTCTACCCTGCCGTAATTGGTGGCGGTGGCAATCCACTAGGATTAAACACAACTTTATTTGTAAATGAAGCTGTATATCCAAACTATGAATATTTTTCCAATACTTTGGTAGGTCAGCACTACGGTCTAGAAAGTGATGTTTACAAGTTTGCGACCGTTTACTTTAACGGCTTTACAAACGCAACTACTCGACCAAATTCGCTATTCATTGCGACATATAATTCAGATGAATACCCTGCCACTATTATCGGCGGTGATATTACAGGTACAAGCATTGCTGACCTTAAATTGATCAATGGTAGCTTGAATATCGTTGTTGATGGTGTATCAAAGAACGTTACTGTTGATTTAAGCACTGCAAACTCATATAGCGATGCAGCGGCTTTAATTGGTACAGCACTAACTTTGACTTGTATTTACCAATCCACAACCAAAGGTTTTGTAATTCAATCAGGCACTACAGGCGAAGGCTCAACTATTAGCTTTGCGACTGGTACTGTGGCTGATAAGTTAAAATTAACTCAAGACACTGGCGCAATCCTAAACAACCACACAACGCAAGATACGCCTGAAACTGCCGCATTGAATGCAATTCAGTTTAGCAGCAACTTTGTGAATTTTACTTATGCAGATGGCGTATTTGATGATGATGCTCTAAAAGCTTTTGCCACTTGGATCACTCAACAAAATAGCCGATTCAAGCTTTACACATGGGGTCTTGACCCTGTTGCACTTGGTCAAAGTGGCGCTTCATTTGGCGAATGGGCAGTAGCAAACACAAGTGGCGTAACACCAATTTACGGAACTTTTGACAAAACTGCTTTCTTATGCGGTGTTTCTGGTTCAATTAACTATCAAGAAACTAACGGGCGCACAACTACTGCTTTCCGTAGTCAAGATGGTTTAGTTCCAGACGTAACCAATGAAGCTGATGCAGAAACATTAGTTAAAAACGGTTATTCATTCTATGGCGCTTGGGCGACTGCTAATGACCGATTCCAGTTTGCTGGCAATGGCTCTGTGACAGGTCAATATAAATGGATTGATAACTTTGACTTCCAAGTGTTCTTGCGTACTCAATTACAGCTTGCGTATATGAATATGTTCCAAGCTCAAAAGACAATCCCATACAATGATCAAGGTATTGCTACAGTTCGTGCATACTCACAAGATCCAATCGATCAAGGTATCAACTTTGGTGGCATCCGCGCTGGCGTGAACTTGTCTAACGCTCAAAAATTCCAAGTGAACCAAGAGGCTGGTTTTGATGCTGCTAGTCAATTATTCGCACAAGGTTGGGCACTATCTATTACTTTGCCAGACTCGCAAACTCGCGTGGCTCGTGAATCATTTATTATCAAGTTATTCTATACGGACGGCTCTAGCATGCAACGTTTAGAAATGACAGCTACCAACGTTCAGTAA
- a CDS encoding gp53-like domain-containing protein, translated as MANPIFIPIAFAANGIKNLIQKVRQVGQDPEDFTWNEGAPLITMTKIEDGGKAPKGQDVNGVLNALSEHVIYGQNGNRYIWSQDVVDEFGGYALGAIVQSNDTTKEFRSLVANNTVNPNNGLGGAWDVYSGQGSIPTATSTTAGITKVLNVLNSNDVGSALSAAQGKALKDIFDKFSLNTGTNGELKIPIGNLTFVAKWGKTPNQDVPSSGSPVSVSFATAFPNACLNLQLTPDATGGTNPNAFASVLTKSRTGFTAYLYEYTPTTQNVGISWLAIGY; from the coding sequence GTGGCTAATCCTATATTTATCCCGATAGCATTTGCTGCTAACGGAATTAAGAATCTTATTCAAAAGGTTCGGCAAGTCGGACAAGATCCAGAAGATTTTACATGGAATGAAGGCGCGCCCTTAATTACTATGACAAAAATCGAAGATGGCGGTAAAGCGCCAAAAGGTCAAGATGTAAATGGTGTTCTTAACGCCCTGTCTGAGCATGTCATCTATGGTCAAAATGGCAACCGTTATATATGGTCGCAAGATGTTGTGGATGAATTTGGTGGCTACGCATTGGGAGCAATTGTTCAATCCAATGACACAACAAAAGAATTTAGAAGCCTTGTAGCTAACAACACAGTAAACCCGAATAATGGGCTTGGTGGAGCTTGGGATGTTTATAGCGGGCAAGGAAGCATTCCGACTGCAACAAGTACAACCGCAGGCATTACGAAGGTTTTAAATGTCTTAAATAGTAATGATGTTGGATCTGCTTTAAGTGCTGCTCAAGGCAAAGCTTTGAAAGACATCTTTGATAAGTTTTCGCTTAATACTGGAACAAATGGAGAATTGAAAATACCTATTGGTAATTTGACATTTGTTGCTAAATGGGGGAAAACCCCAAATCAAGATGTTCCCTCAAGTGGATCGCCTGTTAGTGTATCATTTGCAACAGCATTCCCGAATGCATGCTTAAACCTACAATTAACACCAGACGCAACTGGCGGCACCAATCCAAATGCATTTGCATCGGTTTTAACAAAAAGTCGAACAGGATTTACCGCTTATTTATATGAAT
- a CDS encoding phage baseplate protein, whose amino-acid sequence MLAGMPSVPDFIPVEALTNVGLSLGGAALINGVFGKTWGIVNQFGIPIVLADTVVSMNYDAGSSISKYPVEQGSFASYNKVNAPSMATVSMAKGSGGPQERGGLLAQIEALLKSTVSFHIITPEYVYLNYQIVGINHARSAQDGATMITANIDLEEVLEAKVEYSIEEVKAPSDSKTVDGGAKQSVSVLGGNNAIGNAVRGIFGL is encoded by the coding sequence ATGTTAGCTGGAATGCCTTCTGTACCCGACTTTATACCAGTGGAAGCTTTGACAAATGTCGGTCTTTCATTAGGTGGCGCTGCTTTAATCAATGGTGTATTCGGCAAAACATGGGGGATTGTCAATCAATTTGGCATACCTATTGTTTTAGCTGATACTGTCGTAAGCATGAATTACGATGCTGGATCTAGCATTTCAAAATATCCAGTAGAGCAAGGTTCATTTGCTTCATACAACAAAGTTAATGCTCCTTCTATGGCTACTGTTTCAATGGCGAAGGGTAGTGGCGGCCCACAAGAAAGAGGTGGTTTATTAGCTCAGATTGAAGCTCTACTAAAATCAACTGTAAGCTTTCATATTATTACCCCTGAATACGTTTATCTAAATTATCAGATTGTTGGTATCAATCATGCCCGCTCTGCTCAAGATGGGGCAACAATGATTACAGCAAACATTGACCTTGAAGAAGTGCTAGAAGCTAAAGTGGAATATTCTATTGAAGAAGTAAAAGCGCCTAGCGACTCCAAAACAGTAGATGGTGGAGCTAAACAATCTGTTAGTGTTCTTGGTGGCAATAATGCAATTGGTAATGCAGTAAGAGGAATTTTCGGATTATGA
- a CDS encoding baseplate J/gp47 family protein gives MIPKIEITDVGYSVPDTEQINNGTWEMIDDSFGGNVSRVQGSPQYQLNTSWTAVIKDCYDKLVYLANQYDPRYAQGIFQDAIGELYFLTRKLATRSQCPVVFEGLSGAPIPEGFAVQDLSGRTWRTNGTYNIGSNGKVTITVTCDEAGAIEALPNSIVVIPTSINGLDRVYNEDSAVMGYDEESRVDFEVRRKESVAINSKMTDSATLGAVLAVRDVVDAYVISNPTDATVTVGSTNYPLIRNSICVSVVGGNDYDVAKAAFIKAGTGCSWNGNTDVTVIAEDYPSNPPQYPIKILRPDFLDIWVKVIVKDKDAISYTIEQEVINHILTSAASGENKVRIGKDFIPADYICGMPKIGLKGIVASTDNATWVNEIPIGIDQFPSLNSFRISIEES, from the coding sequence ATGATCCCAAAGATAGAAATAACTGATGTTGGTTACTCGGTTCCAGATACCGAACAAATCAACAATGGCACATGGGAAATGATTGATGACTCCTTTGGGGGTAATGTTTCTCGTGTTCAAGGTTCGCCTCAGTACCAATTAAACACTTCATGGACTGCTGTAATTAAAGATTGTTACGACAAGCTTGTTTATTTGGCCAATCAATATGACCCACGTTACGCGCAAGGTATTTTTCAAGATGCTATTGGTGAGCTTTATTTTTTAACAAGAAAGCTTGCTACCCGTTCTCAATGCCCTGTTGTGTTTGAGGGCTTGTCTGGCGCTCCTATTCCAGAAGGTTTTGCTGTTCAGGATTTGTCTGGTCGAACTTGGCGAACTAATGGGACTTATAATATTGGTTCAAATGGCAAAGTGACGATTACAGTAACTTGTGATGAGGCTGGAGCTATTGAAGCACTACCAAACTCTATTGTTGTTATCCCAACATCCATTAATGGTCTTGACCGTGTTTACAATGAAGATAGTGCGGTAATGGGGTATGACGAAGAGAGTCGTGTTGATTTTGAGGTGCGCCGAAAAGAGTCTGTAGCAATCAATTCTAAAATGACTGATTCAGCTACACTTGGCGCAGTTCTGGCAGTTCGTGATGTTGTAGATGCTTATGTAATTTCAAATCCAACTGATGCTACTGTAACAGTAGGCTCAACAAATTATCCGTTAATCCGCAATTCTATTTGTGTTTCTGTTGTTGGTGGCAATGATTATGATGTAGCAAAAGCCGCTTTTATTAAAGCTGGTACTGGCTGCTCTTGGAATGGCAATACAGACGTGACAGTAATTGCTGAGGATTATCCATCTAACCCGCCACAATATCCAATTAAGATTTTACGTCCTGATTTTCTTGATATTTGGGTAAAAGTTATTGTTAAAGATAAAGATGCGATTTCTTACACTATTGAGCAAGAAGTCATTAATCATATTCTGACTAGCGCCGCTTCTGGTGAAAATAAGGTTCGCATTGGCAAGGATTTTATCCCAGCCGATTATATTTGCGGTATGCCAAAAATCGGATTAAAGGGAATTGTAGCAAGCACAGATAATGCCACATGGGTTAATGAAATTCCTATTGGCATTGATCAATTTCCGTCTTTAAATTCTTTCAGGATTTCTATTGAGGAAAGCTAA
- a CDS encoding DUF2612 domain-containing protein, with amino-acid sequence MENIKDTIMSQYAHSPTILALIDGINEVIDPQYFIDDFYEKVYRLSSAEGFGLDIWADKVGVSRFAKTADPNAKTFGFQPDYQPFNTYPFSDGGAFASYRLTDADLRKLIIIKAASNILYATAWNINKFLLMVFDGRKAYYDIIGHMSAEYVFEFALTPFDRLIVYTLKMLPMPSGVGISYKEIDVDRTFGFNGSELSNFNNGVFYSG; translated from the coding sequence ATGGAGAATATTAAAGATACGATAATGTCGCAGTACGCACATAGCCCTACAATATTGGCACTTATTGATGGCATTAATGAAGTAATCGATCCTCAATATTTTATTGATGATTTTTATGAAAAGGTTTACCGACTGTCTAGTGCAGAAGGCTTTGGCTTAGATATTTGGGCAGATAAAGTTGGTGTATCTCGTTTTGCCAAAACCGCCGATCCCAATGCTAAGACATTTGGCTTCCAGCCAGATTATCAGCCATTTAATACCTATCCTTTTTCTGATGGCGGTGCGTTTGCCTCTTATCGCTTAACCGATGCAGACCTAAGAAAACTAATCATCATCAAGGCAGCTTCAAATATCCTCTATGCAACTGCATGGAATATTAACAAGTTCTTGCTAATGGTTTTTGATGGTCGCAAGGCTTATTACGATATTATAGGTCATATGTCAGCCGAATATGTTTTTGAGTTTGCATTAACTCCATTTGATCGACTTATTGTCTACACTCTTAAAATGTTACCAATGCCTTCAGGTGTTGGAATATCATACAAAGAGATTGATGTGGATAGGACATTTGGCTTTAATGGCTCAGAGTTGAGCAACTTTAACAATGGAGTTTTCTATAGTGGCTAA